The Campylobacter concisus genome window below encodes:
- a CDS encoding AEC family transporter has product MNFTPLFAIFFIIATGFFAKKVGIVEQKHSIPFVDFVLCFAMPALIFDKIYHVNVDVSLINTILIGFGSTAISAVIALVLGKIFKFTKVTTVSMVMLSLFGNTLFVGMPVIQGFFGDAMVNEVIFYDQIATGIPLSILGPLILSFAAPEKVSLFQNTMKILKFPPFIALIMALILKEVPLPEFIFAPLRMFEGSVTPVALFAIGVGLNFSSITSSYKGVSVVLLCKMILPAIVFFIILKVSGIQMSKTWVVGLFQCAMPTSALASAMVIKAGLDSSLAISSVAIGVLFSFITLPVIYFVFA; this is encoded by the coding sequence ATGAACTTTACTCCACTTTTTGCAATTTTTTTCATAATCGCAACTGGTTTTTTTGCTAAAAAAGTCGGCATTGTTGAGCAAAAGCACTCGATCCCATTTGTGGATTTTGTCCTTTGTTTTGCAATGCCTGCGCTAATCTTTGACAAAATTTATCACGTAAACGTCGATGTTTCGCTTATAAATACAATTTTAATTGGCTTTGGCTCAACAGCTATCAGTGCTGTCATAGCATTGGTGCTTGGTAAGATCTTTAAATTTACTAAAGTAACAACTGTTAGTATGGTCATGCTAAGCCTTTTTGGTAATACCCTATTTGTCGGTATGCCTGTCATTCAAGGCTTCTTTGGCGATGCGATGGTAAATGAAGTCATCTTTTACGATCAAATAGCCACTGGTATCCCGCTTTCAATCCTTGGGCCACTTATTCTCTCTTTTGCTGCACCAGAGAAGGTTTCCCTATTTCAAAATACGATGAAAATTTTAAAATTTCCGCCATTTATCGCGCTTATTATGGCTCTTATCTTAAAAGAAGTCCCTTTGCCTGAGTTTATCTTTGCTCCACTTAGGATGTTTGAGGGTAGCGTTACTCCGGTGGCACTTTTTGCGATTGGTGTTGGACTTAACTTTAGTAGTATCACAAGCTCATATAAAGGCGTTAGCGTTGTGCTTTTGTGTAAGATGATCTTACCAGCTATCGTATTTTTTATCATATTAAAAGTCTCAGGTATCCAGATGAGCAAAACTTGGGTCGTTGGCCTCTTTCAATGTGCAATGCCAACATCAGCCCTTGCAAGTGCGATGGTCATAAAAGCTGGACTTGATAGCTCACTAGCCATCTCATCAGTGGCCATAGGCGTGCTATTTTCATTTATCACGCTTCCAGTTATATATTTTGTATTTGCGTAA
- a CDS encoding response regulator produces MNIASLKHNFINLKDLENPTDMLHAFKDKQGLEINNEQISNLKESIKASKVINITDSEIKEQNRHKILQKVEEILNNYSKNLIYSNNKIHSDELSKGYHFSENAYFKNIKASDSSSMLSTLKSGYLENTKFKNLNDYAYSNTLKTKYGEVEVFLDIYGDNDKLGTTKLENNSYLFSFDSNNDGVLDQKDILFDKLKVRGYDKDGNEKIANLSDVMPRVDLRQFISTNVINHNQIKREELNRKATITNNPDLYVDTKDIDYRHSYYASDPNTLFAAENRYEKIEKNDINNFFKKYAQNDGWVDLRHNNIFGKDSSFKNFAYLKVGFDDTARLSEFNPIIEPSKDYKKDENFSYTKFQKDSFMKFYKDYNAEFDAYNKMIENLGNNLKKFEENADAYISKLEKTKSAKMIAMENEFKQATGLEFSISNLKKVKKAFITNEATAAASLQDSDSVIAMKLNKDGTIRLKFDSGREIDVKELYNDTGKLNTSSELKTSINLEAKDMNNVQLNSLDFKDIGFMQGDKIVSLKDAGAIAIVNLSNKFESKFLISLNNGKSISTREIYNISYLENDLKSKEKIDERDKFYKKVDIKA; encoded by the coding sequence ATGAATATTGCATCGTTAAAACATAACTTTATAAATTTAAAAGATTTAGAAAATCCTACAGATATGCTCCATGCCTTTAAGGATAAACAAGGTTTAGAGATAAATAACGAACAAATTTCAAATTTAAAAGAAAGTATAAAAGCAAGCAAAGTTATAAATATCACTGATTCCGAGATCAAAGAGCAAAATAGACACAAAATCCTACAAAAAGTAGAAGAAATTTTAAACAACTACTCAAAAAATCTCATCTACAGTAACAATAAAATCCACTCCGATGAGCTTTCTAAAGGCTATCATTTTAGTGAAAATGCCTACTTTAAAAATATAAAAGCTTCAGATAGTAGCAGCATGCTATCTACACTAAAAAGTGGATACTTGGAAAATACAAAATTTAAAAATTTAAACGATTACGCTTATTCAAACACTCTAAAAACAAAATATGGCGAAGTAGAAGTATTTTTAGATATTTACGGCGATAACGATAAACTTGGCACTACAAAATTAGAAAATAATAGCTATCTTTTTAGCTTTGATAGTAATAACGATGGCGTGCTAGACCAAAAAGATATACTCTTTGATAAGCTAAAAGTAAGGGGTTACGACAAAGATGGAAATGAAAAAATAGCAAATTTAAGCGATGTGATGCCAAGGGTTGACCTTAGGCAGTTTATCAGCACAAATGTCATAAATCACAACCAAATAAAAAGAGAAGAGCTAAATCGTAAAGCAACGATCACAAATAATCCCGATCTTTACGTAGATACAAAAGATATTGATTATAGGCACTCTTACTACGCCTCAGATCCAAATACTTTGTTCGCTGCAGAAAACAGATATGAAAAGATAGAGAAAAATGATATAAATAATTTCTTTAAAAAATATGCCCAAAATGATGGCTGGGTCGATCTAAGACACAATAACATCTTTGGCAAAGATAGCTCTTTTAAAAATTTTGCCTATCTTAAAGTGGGTTTTGATGATACTGCAAGGCTAAGCGAGTTTAATCCGATCATTGAGCCAAGTAAAGATTACAAAAAAGATGAAAATTTCTCATATACAAAATTTCAAAAAGATAGTTTTATGAAATTTTACAAAGATTATAACGCTGAGTTTGACGCATATAACAAGATGATAGAAAATCTTGGCAATAATTTAAAGAAATTTGAAGAGAATGCGGATGCTTATATATCAAAGCTTGAGAAGACAAAATCAGCCAAAATGATCGCGATGGAAAATGAATTTAAGCAAGCAACTGGGCTTGAGTTTAGTATCTCAAATTTAAAAAAGGTAAAAAAGGCTTTTATAACAAATGAAGCCACAGCTGCCGCATCTTTGCAAGATAGCGATAGCGTCATAGCTATGAAGCTAAACAAAGATGGCACCATAAGGCTAAAATTTGATAGTGGTAGAGAGATAGACGTAAAAGAGCTTTATAACGATACTGGCAAGCTAAATACATCAAGCGAGCTAAAAACTAGCATAAATTTAGAGGCAAAAGATATGAATAATGTGCAGCTAAATAGCTTGGATTTTAAAGATATTGGCTTCATGCAAGGTGATAAAATCGTAAGCCTAAAAGATGCTGGAGCGATCGCTATTGTCAATCTATCTAATAAATTTGAGAGTAAATTTTTAATCAGTCTAAATAATGGCAAAAGTATATCTACAAGAGAAATTTATAATATAAGCTATCTTGAGAATGATTTAAAGAGTAAAGAAAAGATAGATGAGAGAGATAAATTTTATAAAAAGGTTGATATTAAGGCATAA
- a CDS encoding HU family DNA-binding protein, with protein sequence MKKAEFIQAVADKAGLSKKDTLKVVDATLETIQAVLEKGDTISFIGFGTFGTADRAARKARVPGTKKVIDVPASKAVKFKVGKKLKEAVAAGAAKKGKKK encoded by the coding sequence ATGAAAAAAGCTGAATTTATTCAAGCTGTTGCCGATAAGGCTGGTCTTTCAAAAAAAGATACTCTAAAAGTTGTTGATGCTACTTTGGAGACAATCCAAGCAGTTCTTGAAAAAGGCGATACAATTAGCTTTATAGGCTTTGGTACTTTCGGTACTGCTGACAGAGCTGCAAGAAAAGCTAGAGTTCCTGGAACTAAAAAAGTTATCGACGTTCCTGCTAGCAAAGCAGTTAAATTCAAAGTTGGCAAAAAACTTAAAGAAGCAGTTGCTGCTGGTGCTGCTAAAAAAGGTAAAAAGAAATAA
- a CDS encoding DNA translocase FtsK 4TM domain-containing protein — translation MKLKRAIISLFYKGSKILRHILFTIFVCIFIYFGIATAAPTADFVGSLGQSLGILNIKYFGLIAYVYPFLLIILGYFVYKNFKKFDFDFAQFLVGIFLFFIAFLMFQALSASSANGGIIGNFIVSALKEVIGSIGTAVAILMMFIISLGLAFRENFIIVLRKAFVDREPKSYEASKNLKDIKPKQIPKIERKRSKSEGTKEEELIEAQVLNDDEQNLDEELEPEPEIESRASTINGVEILNEVAENKKLLDQIERGNVEKPKNFVLPPLKFLNDPPKRSHSVNETEIDQQISNLLDKLRKFKIDGDVVRTYTGPIVTTFEFRPAPHIKVSKILTLQDDLAMALKAQTIRIQAPIPGKDVVGIEVPNQNLETIYLKEILESEVFKNASSPLTMALGKDIVGTPFVTDLKKLPHLLIAGTTGSGKSVGINAMLLSLLYRNSPQTLRLMMIDPKMLEFSIYNDIPHLLTPVITEAKKAITALANMVAEMERRYKIMSQTRTKNIESYNEKMKEEGGEQFPYIVVIIDELADLMMTSGKDVELYIGRLAQMARASGIHLIVATQRPSVDVVTGLIKANLPSRISYRVGQRIDSKVILDQMGAESLLGRGDMLFTPPGSPGVIRLHAPFASEKEIEMVVNFLKEQQDVVYDEKFLIEEGTSGSVAAGTLGEDELDELYEEAKEIILSEQKTSISYLQRRLKIGYNKAANIIEQMEKMGVLSPVNAKGQREIL, via the coding sequence ATTAAACTCAAGCGTGCTATAATAAGCCTTTTTTATAAAGGATCTAAAATTTTACGACATATTTTATTTACAATTTTTGTTTGCATTTTTATATACTTTGGTATCGCTACAGCTGCTCCAACTGCTGATTTTGTTGGCTCGCTTGGACAAAGCCTTGGTATTTTAAATATCAAATATTTTGGACTTATCGCATATGTTTATCCATTTTTATTGATCATTTTGGGCTATTTTGTCTATAAAAATTTTAAGAAATTTGATTTTGATTTTGCTCAGTTTTTGGTAGGAATTTTTCTCTTTTTTATAGCTTTTTTGATGTTTCAAGCCTTGAGTGCTTCAAGTGCAAATGGCGGTATAATTGGGAATTTTATAGTTAGTGCTTTAAAAGAGGTGATCGGCTCTATTGGCACTGCGGTTGCTATACTTATGATGTTTATTATCTCACTTGGGCTTGCTTTTAGAGAAAATTTTATAATTGTTTTAAGAAAGGCTTTTGTCGATAGAGAGCCAAAAAGCTACGAGGCGAGTAAAAATTTAAAGGATATAAAACCAAAACAAATCCCAAAGATAGAACGCAAGAGGTCAAAATCTGAAGGCACAAAAGAAGAAGAGCTTATCGAAGCTCAGGTGCTAAATGATGATGAACAGAATTTAGATGAAGAGCTAGAGCCTGAGCCAGAAATAGAGAGTAGGGCCTCAACTATAAACGGAGTTGAAATTTTAAACGAAGTGGCTGAGAATAAGAAGCTGCTTGATCAAATAGAACGAGGAAATGTGGAAAAGCCAAAGAATTTTGTCTTGCCACCGCTTAAATTTTTAAACGATCCGCCAAAACGCTCGCATAGTGTAAATGAAACGGAAATCGATCAGCAAATTTCTAATTTGCTTGATAAACTCCGTAAGTTTAAAATAGACGGCGATGTGGTTAGAACTTATACTGGGCCTATCGTCACAACATTTGAGTTTCGTCCAGCCCCACATATCAAGGTAAGTAAAATTTTAACGCTTCAAGATGACCTAGCGATGGCACTAAAAGCTCAAACTATCCGTATCCAAGCGCCAATCCCTGGTAAAGATGTGGTAGGCATCGAGGTGCCAAATCAAAATTTAGAAACTATATATCTAAAAGAAATTTTAGAGAGCGAAGTCTTTAAAAATGCAAGTAGTCCGCTAACCATGGCTCTTGGCAAAGATATCGTGGGCACTCCTTTTGTAACAGACCTTAAAAAGCTCCCACATTTACTAATCGCAGGTACAACTGGATCAGGCAAGAGCGTGGGTATAAACGCGATGCTTTTAAGCTTACTTTATAGAAATAGCCCGCAAACTTTACGTCTAATGATGATCGATCCAAAAATGCTTGAATTTAGCATATATAACGACATCCCACATCTTCTAACTCCAGTTATTACAGAGGCTAAAAAGGCGATCACTGCACTTGCCAATATGGTCGCTGAGATGGAGCGAAGATATAAGATAATGAGCCAAACTCGTACGAAAAATATAGAGAGCTACAATGAAAAGATGAAAGAGGAAGGCGGTGAGCAGTTCCCGTATATCGTTGTGATCATCGATGAGCTAGCTGATCTGATGATGACTAGTGGCAAGGATGTGGAGCTTTACATCGGCCGCCTAGCACAGATGGCAAGAGCTAGCGGTATACACTTGATAGTGGCAACCCAGCGCCCAAGTGTCGATGTTGTGACTGGCCTTATAAAGGCAAATTTACCAAGCAGGATAAGTTACAGGGTAGGGCAGAGGATCGATAGTAAGGTCATCTTGGATCAAATGGGAGCTGAGAGTTTGCTTGGACGCGGAGATATGCTATTTACACCTCCTGGAAGTCCTGGTGTGATAAGACTGCATGCGCCATTTGCTAGCGAAAAAGAGATAGAAATGGTTGTAAATTTCTTAAAAGAGCAACAAGATGTAGTTTATGATGAGAAATTCTTAATAGAAGAAGGCACAAGCGGAAGCGTGGCTGCTGGTACTCTAGGAGAAGATGAACTTGATGAGCTTTATGAAGAGGCCAAAGAGATCATTTTAAGTGAGCAAAAAACGTCGATAAGCTATCTGCAAAGACGTTTAAAAATAGGTTACAACAAAGCTGCAAACATAATAGAGCAAATGGAGAAAATGGGTGTTTTAAGTCCAGTAAATGCAAAAGGACAAAGAGAAATTTTATAG
- the flgL gene encoding flagellar hook-associated protein FlgL: MRITNQLRFSQTLHDYQKNMTGVNKSYKQLSNGLKIQDPYDGAATYNDAMRLDYEATTLTQVVDATGKSVNFSKNTDNALQEFEKQLENFKTKVVQAASSVHSKTSLEALANDLQGIKNHLVNIANTSVNGQFLFSGSAVDTKPIDGAGKYQGNRDYMKTSAGAQVELPYNIPGYDLFLGKDGDYSKILTTNVRLADQTRTDISYAPKFLNDNSKIKNMIGLNYASDSVVRSDGSYNGTINPDYDFLDNSNVNFPDTYFFMQGKKPDGTTFTSKFKMSANTTMAGLMEKIGMEFGNTKTTKVVDVSINNDGQFNIKDLTKGNQTIDFHMVAATSVAPNRGAIAQNNALDAVNSLEDLETMANNVPKTVHITEFIKSKYTDKDGNATNAFDYDKVRFERKDNELIANLPQVARRTGEYATDQTKLSEVSGTKESYDRNLYPKDVDARKRELFNIDNQEINLQVKSITGTKYDIKVKMGTAGGTNTPVQFEITSTPPGGTPSAPRTLTVYNSDEFGSYRTYASDFTYRQLMDIVAMAASDNIPNPPHAENANFDTDIEKVKRDQNYNAYKEALSKTKGAVETTLDDRGRMVLTDKTKSVTNIEVTMHDAKNSDKFDGDSTGRDTAGNAGHPQGKGSVFSFNENNALTIDEPSTSVFQDLDNMIEAVRKGYYRADANSNDPRNTGMQGALQRLDHLIDHANKELTKIGSQSRLLTATKERAEVMKVNVQTVKNDVIDADYAESYLKFTQLSLSYQATLQASAKINQLSLLNYLN, translated from the coding sequence ATGAGAATAACAAACCAACTACGTTTTAGTCAGACTTTGCATGACTACCAAAAAAATATGACTGGTGTAAATAAAAGCTATAAGCAGCTCTCAAATGGTTTGAAAATTCAAGATCCATACGATGGTGCTGCGACTTATAATGATGCGATGAGGCTTGATTATGAAGCAACTACTCTCACTCAAGTAGTTGATGCCACTGGTAAATCTGTAAATTTCTCAAAAAATACAGATAATGCATTGCAAGAGTTTGAAAAACAGCTTGAAAATTTTAAGACAAAAGTAGTCCAAGCAGCTAGCAGCGTGCATAGTAAGACATCGCTAGAGGCTTTGGCAAATGACCTTCAAGGTATAAAAAATCACCTTGTGAATATTGCAAACACTTCGGTTAATGGACAGTTTTTGTTTTCTGGAAGCGCTGTTGATACAAAGCCAATAGATGGTGCGGGAAAGTATCAAGGCAACCGTGATTATATGAAAACATCAGCTGGCGCTCAGGTTGAGCTTCCTTACAATATCCCAGGATATGATCTATTTTTAGGAAAAGATGGCGATTACAGTAAAATTTTGACTACAAATGTTCGTTTAGCTGATCAAACTAGAACCGACATCTCTTATGCGCCAAAATTTCTAAACGATAACAGCAAGATAAAAAATATGATCGGGCTAAATTACGCTAGTGATTCAGTGGTTAGAAGTGACGGCTCTTACAATGGAACAATAAATCCGGATTATGATTTTTTAGATAATTCAAATGTAAATTTTCCGGATACATATTTTTTCATGCAAGGTAAAAAGCCAGACGGCACGACATTTACTAGCAAATTTAAGATGAGTGCAAATACAACAATGGCTGGACTTATGGAAAAAATCGGTATGGAATTTGGCAATACAAAAACAACAAAAGTTGTTGATGTAAGTATAAATAACGATGGGCAATTTAATATAAAAGATCTTACTAAAGGCAACCAGACTATTGACTTTCATATGGTTGCAGCCACATCAGTAGCACCAAATCGCGGCGCAATCGCTCAAAACAACGCACTTGATGCGGTAAATTCTCTTGAAGATCTTGAAACTATGGCAAATAACGTTCCAAAAACGGTTCACATCACTGAGTTTATAAAGAGCAAATATACCGATAAAGATGGAAACGCGACAAATGCATTTGACTATGATAAGGTTAGATTTGAAAGAAAGGATAATGAGCTAATCGCAAATTTACCTCAAGTAGCTAGAAGAACGGGCGAATATGCAACAGATCAGACAAAGCTAAGCGAAGTTTCTGGTACAAAAGAGAGCTACGATAGAAATTTATATCCAAAAGATGTCGATGCTAGAAAGAGAGAGCTTTTTAATATCGACAACCAAGAGATAAATTTACAAGTAAAGTCAATCACTGGTACAAAATATGACATAAAGGTAAAAATGGGTACAGCAGGGGGCACAAATACTCCAGTGCAATTTGAAATAACATCTACACCACCAGGTGGCACACCTTCTGCACCTAGGACTTTAACAGTCTATAACTCAGATGAGTTTGGAAGTTATAGAACTTATGCTAGCGATTTTACTTATAGGCAGCTCATGGATATCGTTGCAATGGCAGCAAGTGATAATATCCCAAATCCTCCACATGCAGAAAATGCAAATTTTGATACAGATATAGAAAAAGTAAAAAGAGATCAAAACTATAATGCCTATAAAGAGGCTTTATCAAAAACAAAGGGCGCGGTAGAGACAACTTTAGATGATCGTGGCAGAATGGTTTTAACTGATAAGACAAAATCAGTAACAAACATAGAAGTAACTATGCATGATGCAAAAAATAGCGATAAATTTGATGGCGATAGCACTGGTAGAGATACGGCTGGTAATGCTGGCCACCCTCAAGGAAAGGGTTCTGTCTTTAGCTTTAATGAAAATAATGCCTTAACTATTGATGAGCCAAGTACGAGCGTTTTTCAAGACCTTGATAATATGATTGAAGCTGTTAGAAAGGGATATTATAGAGCTGATGCAAATAGCAATGATCCACGAAATACCGGCATGCAAGGCGCATTACAAAGGCTTGATCATCTAATAGATCATGCAAATAAAGAGCTTACAAAGATCGGCTCTCAATCAAGACTTTTAACCGCTACAAAAGAGCGAGCCGAAGTAATGAAAGTAAATGTACAAACTGTTAAAAATGATGTAATTGACGCAGACTATGCGGAGTCATATCTGAAATTTACGCAGCTTTCACTATCTTATCAAGCAACCCTACAAGCAAGTGCGAAGATAAATCAGTTAAGCTTGCTAAATTATTTAAATTAA
- a CDS encoding response regulator transcription factor — protein sequence MVRILLVEDDEILLDLISEYLVENGYEVTTSDNAKEALDLAYEQNFDLLILDVKLPQGDGFSLLSSLRELGVSAPSIFTTSLNTIDDLEKGYKSGCDDYLKKPFELKELLIRIQALLKRNFSHHSGDVIKISDELSFHPQSKTLSKDGKNVNISSKESDLLALFLQNKGKILTKDEIFNKIWKFDEEPSELSLRVYIKNLRQILGKEAILNRRGDGYIYV from the coding sequence ATGGTTAGAATTTTGCTCGTTGAAGATGATGAAATTTTACTTGATCTCATCAGTGAGTATCTAGTTGAAAATGGCTATGAGGTCACTACTTCAGATAACGCCAAAGAAGCGCTTGATCTCGCCTACGAGCAAAATTTCGACCTGCTTATACTTGACGTCAAACTCCCACAAGGAGATGGCTTTTCACTTCTTTCTTCCTTAAGAGAGCTAGGTGTTAGCGCACCTAGCATCTTTACCACGTCACTAAATACCATTGATGATCTTGAAAAAGGCTACAAAAGTGGTTGCGACGACTATCTAAAAAAGCCATTTGAGCTAAAAGAGCTACTTATCCGCATACAAGCGCTTCTAAAGAGAAATTTCTCACATCACAGTGGCGATGTGATCAAAATTTCAGATGAGCTTAGCTTTCATCCGCAGAGCAAGACACTAAGCAAAGATGGTAAAAATGTAAATATCTCGAGTAAAGAGAGCGACCTACTCGCCCTATTTTTACAAAACAAAGGCAAAATTTTAACCAAAGATGAAATTTTTAATAAAATTTGGAAATTTGACGAGGAGCCAAGCGAGCTTAGCCTTCGTGTCTATATCAAAAATTTACGCCAAATTTTAGGCAAAGAGGCCATTTTAAATAGGCGTGGAGACGGCTACATCTATGTCTGA
- a CDS encoding pyruvate kinase, translating to MKKLLLVALGAMFMLGGLANATEMMKKDDMGKDEMMKKEQMMKDDMGKKPMVKKDERKKDDMGMKDEMKKDDMGMKKDEMKKGM from the coding sequence ATGAAGAAATTACTACTAGTTGCACTTGGTGCTATGTTTATGCTTGGTGGTCTTGCAAATGCTACTGAAATGATGAAAAAAGATGACATGGGCAAAGACGAGATGATGAAGAAAGAGCAGATGATGAAAGATGACATGGGCAAAAAACCCATGGTAAAAAAAGATGAGAGGAAAAAAGACGACATGGGCATGAAAGACGAAATGAAAAAAGACGACATGGGTATGAAAAAAGACGAAATGAAAAAAGGTATGTAA
- a CDS encoding sensor histidine kinase, protein MSEKTQILFKILSLYLVSSVLFLGYFFINDYKNKKEALILNEVKSLKEIKMGIYMKARMNGLGSISSLTKEKGVHACIVLKNGEKIYKDFDCQKIDKSKNVNLIGGKVAIFEKIQYMDDNTTDELSHADIFLVGKDIKAEILSLQISTTLKALFFFFALLFVAFYLAKLSLRPLYEKIDTLNRFIKDSTHEINTPLSVISMSIETADLDNLNERNLKRFNNISLAAKSLNNIYDALVHLSFNLDKPGKKELIDLNLLTTQRMNYFSPFFAKRGLKIDASLKPSFINADLEDMSKILDNLLSNAAKYAAQNSEVRIVLEPNFFSISNLGIGISKEQQLQIFDRYTRFNDDQGGFGIGLSLVKSCCIKNGIDVKCQSELGKETTFSLSWKD, encoded by the coding sequence ATGTCTGAAAAGACGCAAATTTTATTTAAAATTCTATCCCTTTATCTTGTTAGCTCTGTGCTATTTTTAGGATATTTTTTCATCAATGACTACAAAAATAAAAAAGAAGCGCTCATTTTAAACGAGGTTAAGAGCCTAAAAGAGATAAAAATGGGCATTTACATGAAAGCTAGAATGAATGGACTTGGTTCAATTTCAAGTCTAACAAAAGAAAAAGGCGTGCATGCTTGCATCGTGCTAAAAAATGGCGAGAAAATTTATAAAGACTTTGACTGCCAAAAGATCGACAAAAGCAAAAATGTAAATTTGATCGGCGGCAAGGTCGCGATATTTGAAAAGATCCAGTACATGGACGACAACACTACAGACGAGCTCTCGCACGCAGATATTTTTCTAGTTGGCAAAGATATCAAGGCTGAAATTTTATCTTTACAAATTTCAACCACGCTAAAGGCGCTCTTTTTCTTTTTTGCCCTACTCTTTGTCGCCTTTTACCTCGCAAAACTAAGCCTAAGACCGCTTTATGAAAAGATAGATACGCTAAACCGCTTTATAAAAGACTCAACACACGAGATAAACACACCTCTAAGCGTCATCTCGATGAGCATAGAAACGGCTGATCTTGACAACCTAAATGAGCGAAATTTAAAGCGCTTTAACAACATAAGCCTCGCCGCAAAGAGCCTAAATAACATTTATGACGCGCTCGTTCATCTAAGCTTTAACCTAGATAAGCCTGGCAAAAAAGAGCTCATAGATCTAAATTTACTAACCACACAAAGGATGAACTATTTCTCGCCATTTTTTGCCAAACGCGGACTTAAGATAGATGCCAGTTTGAAGCCTAGCTTCATAAATGCAGACCTTGAGGATATGAGTAAAATTTTAGATAATCTCCTAAGCAACGCCGCAAAATACGCAGCGCAAAATTCAGAAGTACGCATCGTTTTAGAGCCAAATTTCTTTAGCATAAGCAACCTTGGCATTGGTATCAGCAAAGAGCAACAACTACAAATTTTTGATCGCTACACGAGATTTAACGACGATCAGGGTGGCTTTGGCATAGGACTAAGTCTAGTAAAAAGCTGCTGCATAAAAAATGGCATAGATGTAAAATGCCAAAGCGAACTTGGCAAAGAAACTACTTTTTCACTTTCTTGGAAAGACTAA
- a CDS encoding YaaA family protein, protein MALKILFSPSESKISLNTNNKFNGNDLIFPELFDKRVEILNRYDEFLKNANLDDIKKLFGLKELEESKQLRESLSQKGSIKAILRYDGVAYKHLNYRGLDNEAQKYIDNNVLIFSNLFGPILAKDEIPEYKLKQGEKLGGFEISKLYEKNFSKAVDEFLQNDEILDLRAKFYEKFYTIKKEYITFCFVKNKKIVSHHAKAYRGEVLRQIANELVKNKDELLSLNFKNLRLIDMKKIGLKTELMFEICE, encoded by the coding sequence ATGGCATTAAAAATTCTCTTTTCTCCAAGCGAAAGTAAAATTTCTCTAAATACGAATAATAAATTTAATGGTAATGATTTGATATTTCCAGAACTTTTTGACAAAAGAGTTGAAATTTTAAATAGATACGATGAGTTTTTAAAAAATGCAAATTTAGACGATATAAAAAAGCTTTTTGGGCTAAAAGAGCTTGAAGAGAGCAAGCAGTTGCGAGAAAGCCTATCTCAAAAAGGCAGTATAAAAGCTATCTTAAGATATGATGGCGTAGCTTATAAGCATCTAAACTATCGTGGTTTAGACAATGAGGCACAAAAATATATAGATAATAATGTTTTAATATTTTCAAATTTATTTGGGCCTATCTTAGCAAAAGATGAGATACCAGAATACAAACTAAAGCAAGGTGAAAAGCTAGGTGGCTTTGAAATTTCAAAACTTTATGAAAAAAATTTTAGTAAAGCGGTTGATGAGTTTTTGCAAAATGATGAGATTTTAGACCTTAGAGCTAAGTTTTATGAAAAATTTTATACTATAAAAAAAGAATACATAACTTTTTGTTTTGTAAAAAATAAAAAAATAGTGAGTCATCACGCAAAAGCATATAGAGGCGAAGTCTTGCGCCAGATAGCAAATGAGCTTGTAAAAAATAAAGATGAGTTGTTGAGCTTAAATTTTAAAAATTTAAGGCTTATTGATATGAAAAAGATTGGTCTAAAGACCGAGCTTATGTTTGAAATTTGCGAGTAA
- a CDS encoding tyrosine-type recombinase/integrase, whose amino-acid sequence MAYYWVSQDAYDNCKDLPLNKCPITHLNHDTANRMWWAVRNHLGYKGENNTHGLYVLRHTVASRLVSLKGFNAHKLMAFMGHTDIKSSLHYVHLNVDDIRDGVGVGV is encoded by the coding sequence GTATCTCAAGATGCTTATGATAACTGCAAAGACCTACCATTAAACAAGTGCCCTATAACTCATCTAAACCACGATACAGCAAATCGTATGTGGTGGGCTGTAAGAAACCATCTAGGATATAAGGGAGAAAACAACACTCACGGACTATACGTATTACGCCATACAGTGGCTTCCAGGTTAGTGAGTTTGAAGGGATTTAATGCTCATAAACTGATGGCTTTTATGGGTCATACAGATATTAAAAGTAGCTTACACTACGTTCATCTCAATGTTGATGATATACGTGATGGTGTGGGGGTTGGCGTTTAG